The following are from one region of the Salminus brasiliensis chromosome 14, fSalBra1.hap2, whole genome shotgun sequence genome:
- the rpl10 gene encoding large ribosomal subunit protein uL16: protein MGRRPARCYRYCKNKPYPKSRFCRGVPDPKIRIFDLGRKKAKVDEFPLCGHMVSDEYEQLSSEALEAARICANKYMVKTCGKDGFHIRVRLHPFHVIRINKMLSCAGADRLQTGMRGAFGKPQGTVARVHIGQVIMSVRTKAQNKEHIIEALRRAKFKFPGRQKIHISKKYGFTKFNAVDFEDLLQEKRLVPDGCGVKYIPNHGPLSRWKALHAN from the exons CTACAGATACTGCAAAAACAAGCCTTACCCCAAGTCCCGTTTCTGTCGGGGTGTGCCTG ATCCTAAGATCAGGATCTTCGACTTGGGCAGGAAGAAGGCTAAGGTGGATGAGTTCCCCTTGTGCGGTCACATGGTGTCTGATGAATATGAGCAGCTGTCTTCTGAAG CTCTGGAGGCTGCCCGTATCTGTGCTAACAAGTACATGGTGAAGACCTGCGGTAAGGATGGCTTCCACATCCGTGTGCGCCTCCACCCTTTCCACGTCATCCGCATCAACAAAATGTTATCCTGTGCCGGAGCTGATAG GCTCCAGACTGGAATGCGTGGTGCTTTTGGAAAACCCCAGGGCACAGTGGCTCGTGTGCACATTGGACAGGTGATCATGTCCGTGCGCACAAAAGCCCAGAACAAGGAACACATCATTGAGGCTTTGAGGAGAGCCAAGTTCAAGTTCCCTGGCCGTCAGAAG ATCCACATCTCCAAGAAGTATGGCTTTACCAAGTTCAACGCAGTTGACTTTGAAGACCTGCTGCAGGAGAAACGCCTGGTCCCCGACGGCTGTGGGGTGAAGTACATCCCCAACCACGGACCACTGAGCCGCTGGAAGGCCCTGCATGCCAACTAA